A window of the Dyadobacter pollutisoli genome harbors these coding sequences:
- a CDS encoding FAD-dependent oxidoreductase codes for MSKILAQAACLIAFLLSGFRPGTPPADPVDICIYGATSAGVIAAYTAKKMGKSVILIEPGNHLGGMTSGGLGYTDIGNKYAITGLSRDFYRKIGKHYGKFEQWTFEPHIAKKYLQQYLDEAGINVVYHHRIKGLVKSGTDIKSIIIENSVKPEMQTSRVVSAKVFMDCTYEGDLMAKANVKYAVGREANADYNETINGVQFMTGHQIPDGIDPYRTEGKPESGLLWGISNGKLDATGSGDKKVQAYNYRICLSSDPNNMVPITKPEGYDPARYELLARLIKAHPEEKSLSDYFIWSKMPNNKTDINNRGGFSTDMIGMNYDYPDGTYETRERIIKAHESYTKGLLYFFGHDPRVPSEISQAMLKWGYPKDEYTDTGNWSPQLYVREARRMIGDYIMTQANCEGKEVVKDGVGMAAYTMDSHNIQRIVVKGMAKNEGNVEIGGFGPYPIAYGSLVPKAKECTNLLVPVCLSATHIAYGSIRMEPVFMVLAQSAAVGAVMAIDSKVPVQKINVAQLQAKLKADPLVNGATPEILVDNEDTGHVTVKGAWSTVKKGGYGPSFLSTKEDDTNIGTVTFTPDIPVSKAYNIYVYFPKVAKLAPEMKLAVTYGKEVKNITVKEKDIVVEGQTSGEWYNLGKFNLPKGSGSQVSISSDGEKGAVVADAILFVPDSK; via the coding sequence ATGAGCAAAATACTAGCACAGGCAGCCTGTTTGATCGCATTTCTTTTATCCGGGTTTCGGCCCGGAACTCCGCCTGCCGACCCAGTGGATATTTGTATTTACGGGGCAACTTCCGCTGGTGTGATCGCTGCCTATACTGCGAAGAAAATGGGTAAGTCCGTGATCCTGATCGAGCCGGGCAATCACCTCGGTGGCATGACTTCGGGCGGCCTCGGCTACACGGATATTGGTAATAAGTATGCGATCACAGGCTTGTCAAGAGACTTTTACCGCAAGATTGGCAAGCATTACGGCAAGTTTGAACAATGGACATTTGAGCCGCACATTGCCAAAAAGTATTTGCAGCAATACCTTGACGAAGCGGGGATCAATGTGGTTTATCATCATAGGATTAAAGGCCTTGTTAAATCGGGCACGGATATCAAATCGATTATAATCGAAAACAGTGTCAAGCCGGAGATGCAAACGAGCCGGGTTGTTTCGGCAAAGGTCTTTATGGATTGTACCTACGAGGGTGATCTGATGGCGAAGGCAAATGTTAAGTATGCCGTCGGCCGTGAAGCCAATGCTGATTACAACGAGACGATCAATGGTGTGCAGTTCATGACAGGACACCAAATCCCGGATGGTATCGATCCTTACCGAACTGAGGGCAAGCCGGAAAGTGGTTTGCTTTGGGGAATATCCAATGGAAAACTGGATGCCACCGGTTCAGGGGATAAGAAAGTTCAGGCTTACAATTACCGTATCTGTTTGTCGTCTGACCCAAACAACATGGTGCCTATTACCAAACCGGAAGGCTACGATCCGGCGCGTTATGAGCTGCTTGCGAGACTCATTAAGGCTCATCCTGAGGAAAAATCGCTCTCCGATTATTTTATATGGAGCAAGATGCCCAACAATAAAACGGACATTAACAATCGGGGTGGGTTTTCAACGGACATGATCGGTATGAACTACGACTATCCGGATGGAACTTATGAAACGCGGGAAAGGATCATTAAAGCGCACGAAAGCTATACGAAAGGATTACTTTACTTTTTCGGCCATGATCCCCGGGTTCCTTCTGAAATCAGTCAGGCCATGTTGAAATGGGGCTATCCCAAAGACGAATACACCGACACCGGTAACTGGTCCCCGCAACTGTATGTGCGTGAAGCGCGGCGAATGATAGGAGATTACATCATGACCCAGGCAAATTGTGAAGGAAAGGAAGTGGTAAAAGACGGAGTAGGAATGGCTGCTTATACCATGGACTCGCACAACATTCAGCGCATTGTGGTGAAGGGAATGGCGAAAAATGAAGGTAATGTTGAAATCGGAGGATTTGGCCCATATCCCATTGCCTACGGTTCGCTTGTTCCCAAAGCCAAGGAATGTACTAATCTGCTGGTACCGGTTTGTCTGTCCGCCACGCACATTGCCTACGGTTCGATCAGAATGGAGCCTGTGTTTATGGTACTCGCGCAGTCGGCAGCGGTTGGAGCGGTAATGGCCATTGATTCAAAAGTGCCGGTTCAGAAAATCAATGTTGCGCAATTGCAGGCGAAGCTGAAAGCTGATCCGCTTGTGAATGGTGCGACGCCTGAGATTTTGGTTGACAATGAAGATACTGGTCACGTTACCGTGAAAGGTGCCTGGTCAACTGTTAAAAAAGGAGGTTATGGTCCCTCATTCCTCTCTACCAAAGAGGATGATACCAACATTGGAACAGTCACTTTTACGCCTGATATTCCGGTTTCCAAAGCGTACAATATCTATGTATATTTTCCAAAAGTTGCCAAACTAGCCCCTGAAATGAAGCTGGCTGTGACTTATGGTAAAGAAGTTAAGAACATTACTGTCAAAGAAAAGGACATTGTCGTGGAAGGTCAGACTTCGGGGGAATGGTACAATCTTGGAAAGTTCAATCTGCCCAAAGGCAGCGGTTCACAGGTTAGTATTTCATCAGATGGTGAGAAAGGGGCTGTGGTTGCCGATGCAATTCTGTTTGTCCCTGATTCAAAATAA
- a CDS encoding gluconate 2-dehydrogenase subunit 3 family protein — MERRVALKSMAVAMGAMAGLPAWASGWSKGTLPKGRLLSADQSKNLAAIVEAIIPKTDTPGAGELGVGDFVQKMVKDCYDSKAQASLASGVSNVDEQSIQRFGKSFVDAGKDQKLQILQDIDKGSDASQKAFLGMVKNLTIQGYMTSEYVMTNITHYEMIPGRYHGCVPVKKG; from the coding sequence ATGGAGAGACGCGTAGCGCTTAAAAGTATGGCGGTTGCCATGGGCGCAATGGCGGGTTTGCCTGCCTGGGCATCCGGATGGAGCAAAGGAACTTTACCGAAAGGAAGACTTCTTTCCGCTGATCAATCGAAAAACCTGGCGGCTATCGTGGAAGCGATTATTCCTAAAACCGATACGCCGGGAGCAGGAGAGCTGGGGGTAGGTGATTTTGTTCAAAAAATGGTGAAGGATTGCTACGACAGCAAAGCGCAGGCCAGTCTTGCAAGTGGTGTTTCCAATGTGGACGAGCAGAGCATACAGCGTTTTGGGAAATCATTTGTAGATGCAGGCAAAGATCAGAAATTGCAGATTTTGCAGGATATAGATAAAGGTAGCGATGCCAGCCAGAAAGCATTTCTGGGAATGGTGAAAAACCTCACGATCCAGGGCTATATGACCTCGGAATATGTGATGACCAATATCACGCATTATGAAATGATCCCGGGGCGTTATCACGGATGTGTACCGGTTAAAAAAGGATAA
- a CDS encoding MFS transporter, which produces MKPIQTEMTTLSAPRSDASHLFSAPVIVAALGYFVDIYDLLLFGIVRLPSLASLGLSETEISLTGASILNWQMTGLLLGGILWGVLGDKKGRLSVLFGSIITYSLANIACGFVQDVNVYKVFRFIAGIGLAGELGAGITLVSEILPKHLRAIGTSLVAGIGLLGAVVAYFTVEFFDWRYAYFIGGGLGISLLLLRIGVFESGIFKDLKNQKHVEKGNFFALFTNKDRLFRYLKCIGIGLPTWFVIGILATFSNEFGKALGIAEAVKPGLSIMWCYVGLSMGDLASGFLSHWLESRKKAVLYLMLFTLVWSGVYLFAGIKSVTHLYTVAALLGFGIGYWAMFVTIGAEQFGTNLRATAATTVPNMVRGTVVLMTTLFATFKDSFSVINSGALVGLICFVIGIFCIITIPETHGRDLDFLEE; this is translated from the coding sequence ATGAAACCCATACAAACAGAAATGACGACCCTTTCAGCACCTCGTTCAGATGCTTCCCATCTTTTTAGTGCGCCGGTTATAGTTGCAGCCCTCGGTTATTTTGTCGACATATATGATTTGCTGCTGTTCGGTATCGTACGGCTACCCAGTCTGGCGTCGCTAGGCTTGTCCGAAACGGAAATTTCCCTTACCGGTGCCAGCATTCTCAACTGGCAAATGACTGGTTTGTTACTTGGCGGGATACTTTGGGGTGTTTTGGGGGATAAAAAAGGCAGGCTGTCTGTTTTGTTCGGCTCCATCATTACCTACTCCCTGGCCAACATTGCCTGCGGATTTGTACAGGATGTCAATGTATACAAGGTGTTTCGTTTCATTGCAGGAATCGGCCTTGCTGGCGAGCTAGGAGCAGGTATCACACTCGTTTCCGAAATCCTTCCGAAGCATTTGCGCGCGATTGGCACTTCGCTGGTAGCCGGAATCGGGCTGCTGGGAGCTGTGGTTGCCTATTTTACGGTAGAGTTTTTTGACTGGCGTTATGCCTACTTCATTGGTGGCGGTTTAGGAATTTCGTTGTTGCTGCTGCGCATTGGGGTGTTTGAGTCAGGGATATTTAAAGATCTCAAAAATCAGAAACATGTTGAAAAGGGTAACTTCTTCGCACTCTTTACCAATAAAGACAGACTGTTCAGATATCTGAAATGCATTGGTATCGGTCTGCCTACATGGTTTGTGATAGGCATTCTGGCTACTTTCAGCAACGAGTTCGGTAAGGCGCTGGGCATTGCCGAGGCTGTCAAACCGGGGCTTTCGATCATGTGGTGCTATGTGGGACTTTCAATGGGAGACCTGGCGAGCGGGTTCCTGAGCCACTGGCTGGAATCGAGAAAGAAAGCTGTACTTTATCTGATGCTTTTTACGTTGGTATGGAGTGGTGTTTATTTGTTCGCCGGTATTAAATCTGTCACGCATTTGTACACAGTTGCAGCATTGCTGGGCTTCGGGATAGGTTACTGGGCAATGTTCGTAACCATTGGTGCTGAGCAGTTTGGGACTAATTTGCGAGCTACGGCGGCTACTACTGTTCCGAATATGGTAAGGGGAACTGTTGTGTTAATGACAACATTATTTGCTACTTTTAAAGACTCGTTTTCAGTGATTAATTCGGGGGCATTGGTAGGATTGATCTGTTTCGTGATCGGTATTTTTTGTATCATCACCATACCCGAAACACACGGACGCGATCTGGATTTTCTGGAAGAGTAG
- a CDS encoding TonB-dependent receptor: MKKPFKYHQVLIWTMRITAIQLMLAVWFIGTGYAHEGNAQSLLSQKITIVANGSEVKKVLNQVEKQVDVRFVFSSKIIKSARKVTVSSQNKPLYEVLDEILTPLGLEYEVSGKIIILRRSENSPLVTPPAETAPSGTAPKRKLTGKVLDETGGGLPGVSIVLKGTQTGTTTNPDGEFQMEMAEDLAPNSVLVFSFVGYQSQEIVLGSQTSLIVNMVLEDKSLQEIVVIGYGQVKKSDLTGSVASIKAADVNAYPATNLVQSLAGRAAGVYVSQNTGAPGSPISVRVRGTNSIQGSNEPLYVVDGFPYSGNPTLLNNADIESIEVLKDASATAIYGSRGANGVVLITTKRGKAGRVNVSYEGYYGTQTVRKKLDLMNATEYANFYNEQAANDGLAPHFTQDQINGFGKGTDWQDLVFQKAPVQNHAITVSGGTDKTRFSLSASNFNQDGIIIGSNYVRNALRFNLSSDIGKKFKFDLSSILSRIDSDRKNSDKGNRGGTLMSAMLSGYPTIAPTLPDGSYSKLAEAYAWGSNVITNPLNFLHQYSDFIRSNKILTNGALTFEPVKGLTIKTLAGIETTEDRTDTYTTTKFVNSKGSASIGTARVSSILSENTVNYNKEIGKHSISAVAGFTYQDFVNTTLNASGSGFISDNQETYDIGAATTQGVPSSSYQKWVLLSYLARVNYSFNSKILATVSFRTDGSSRYSEGQKWGYFPSAALAWRLSEEEFIKRIPFISDLKIRAGYGETGNTSIAPYFTLNQLASGQVVFGDALNTSYAPGTRLAGSLKWETTAQSDIGIDVGLLNNRINLTADYYIKNTRDLLNNVSLPSSLGYIYTIQNIGKIQNKGFEFSVNATVLEGAFKWNVATNLSINRNKVVKLYGGNDILGQTIGAAVNDNVNILREGYPLGSFYGYVEKGYDEKGLIAYEDYNNNGSRDAGDKRIIGNPNPKFTYGFNSTMSFKNFELTMFLQGSQGNDVFNLSAQGQGYDYGQALNMPREVYLNHWTPQNTNAKYPIIKTSSQAQMSNRFVENASYLRFKNIQLAYNLPVTKLHIKWMTQAQLYVSAQNLITFTKYSWYDPEVNSYGGGNSFVQGIDHYVYPTAKTTTVGLRVGF; the protein is encoded by the coding sequence ATGAAAAAACCCTTTAAATACCACCAGGTATTAATTTGGACAATGCGAATAACTGCTATACAATTGATGCTTGCGGTCTGGTTTATCGGGACCGGTTATGCCCATGAAGGTAACGCCCAGTCGTTGCTTTCACAGAAAATAACAATAGTTGCCAACGGCAGCGAAGTGAAGAAGGTGCTGAATCAGGTCGAAAAGCAGGTGGATGTTCGCTTCGTTTTTAGTTCAAAAATTATAAAATCTGCGCGAAAAGTAACGGTTTCTTCTCAGAACAAACCTCTGTATGAGGTACTGGACGAAATTCTGACGCCGCTGGGACTTGAATATGAAGTTTCTGGTAAAATCATCATTTTAAGAAGATCAGAAAACAGTCCCCTGGTAACCCCACCGGCAGAGACAGCTCCCTCCGGTACCGCGCCCAAACGAAAATTGACGGGTAAAGTCCTGGACGAAACGGGCGGCGGCTTACCTGGTGTGAGCATTGTATTGAAAGGAACCCAGACGGGTACCACGACTAATCCGGACGGGGAGTTTCAGATGGAAATGGCCGAAGATCTGGCCCCCAATTCGGTACTCGTGTTCAGTTTCGTGGGGTACCAGTCACAGGAAATTGTGTTGGGCAGCCAAACCAGCCTGATCGTTAATATGGTGCTGGAAGACAAATCTTTGCAGGAAATTGTCGTGATAGGTTACGGCCAGGTGAAGAAAAGTGACCTTACCGGCTCTGTGGCGTCTATTAAAGCTGCGGATGTGAATGCATATCCGGCGACCAACCTCGTGCAGTCGCTTGCGGGCAGGGCCGCGGGTGTGTATGTATCTCAAAATACGGGTGCGCCGGGAAGTCCGATCAGTGTGCGGGTGAGGGGAACGAATTCGATCCAGGGAAGTAATGAGCCATTATATGTTGTTGATGGATTTCCGTACTCCGGTAACCCTACCTTACTCAACAATGCAGATATTGAATCCATTGAAGTATTAAAAGATGCTTCGGCGACGGCGATTTATGGTTCGAGGGGAGCCAATGGTGTAGTTTTGATCACTACAAAACGAGGGAAAGCAGGCCGCGTTAATGTAAGCTACGAAGGATATTACGGTACGCAAACGGTGAGGAAGAAGCTTGATCTGATGAATGCGACTGAATATGCCAATTTTTACAATGAACAAGCTGCTAATGATGGCCTGGCTCCGCATTTTACGCAAGATCAGATCAATGGTTTCGGAAAGGGAACTGACTGGCAAGACCTTGTTTTTCAGAAAGCGCCTGTTCAGAACCACGCCATTACGGTGAGCGGCGGTACTGATAAAACCAGATTCTCGCTTTCGGCCAGCAATTTCAATCAGGACGGGATCATTATTGGAAGCAACTATGTCCGCAATGCATTGCGTTTCAACCTGAGCTCAGATATTGGCAAGAAATTTAAATTTGACCTGAGTTCGATATTAAGCCGCATTGACTCCGACCGTAAGAATTCTGACAAGGGAAACCGCGGAGGAACTTTGATGTCGGCAATGCTATCCGGCTACCCAACTATCGCTCCCACATTGCCTGATGGCTCTTATTCGAAACTGGCCGAAGCATATGCCTGGGGCTCCAATGTGATTACTAACCCATTAAACTTCCTTCACCAATATTCCGACTTTATACGCTCCAATAAGATCCTGACCAACGGTGCATTGACATTTGAACCGGTGAAAGGACTGACGATCAAAACACTTGCGGGTATCGAAACCACGGAGGACCGTACGGACACTTATACTACTACCAAGTTTGTGAACTCAAAAGGTTCAGCAAGCATTGGGACGGCGCGGGTGAGCAGCATTCTCAGTGAAAATACCGTGAATTACAATAAGGAAATCGGTAAGCATAGCATCTCCGCAGTGGCAGGTTTCACCTATCAGGATTTTGTGAATACAACTCTGAATGCGAGTGGAAGTGGTTTTATCAGCGATAATCAGGAAACTTACGACATCGGTGCCGCTACTACACAGGGAGTTCCGAGCTCGTCTTACCAAAAATGGGTGCTGCTTTCGTACCTGGCACGGGTTAATTACTCATTCAACAGCAAAATACTGGCTACTGTCAGTTTCCGTACTGACGGTTCGTCCAGATACAGCGAAGGCCAGAAATGGGGCTATTTTCCGTCGGCTGCATTGGCCTGGCGTTTATCTGAAGAAGAATTTATCAAAAGGATTCCTTTCATCTCGGACCTGAAAATACGGGCGGGATATGGTGAAACCGGTAATACTTCTATTGCCCCCTATTTTACATTGAATCAGCTTGCTTCCGGACAAGTAGTTTTCGGCGACGCCCTCAATACTTCCTACGCACCGGGAACACGTCTTGCCGGATCATTGAAATGGGAAACGACAGCTCAATCGGACATTGGAATTGATGTGGGATTGTTGAACAACCGAATCAATTTAACGGCTGATTACTATATCAAAAACACCCGCGATCTGCTCAACAACGTCTCTCTGCCATCGTCGTTGGGATACATTTATACCATTCAGAATATTGGAAAAATCCAGAACAAAGGTTTCGAGTTCTCAGTGAACGCGACGGTTCTGGAAGGTGCATTCAAATGGAATGTGGCTACTAATTTATCGATCAACAGAAACAAAGTAGTGAAGCTGTATGGCGGGAACGATATCCTGGGCCAAACAATTGGAGCTGCTGTGAATGACAATGTGAACATTCTGAGAGAAGGTTATCCGTTAGGCTCTTTTTATGGCTATGTTGAAAAAGGATACGATGAGAAGGGGCTCATTGCATACGAAGACTACAACAACAATGGCAGCCGCGACGCCGGGGACAAAAGAATCATCGGAAACCCGAATCCCAAATTTACCTATGGTTTCAATTCGACGATGTCCTTCAAAAACTTCGAGCTGACAATGTTCCTTCAAGGTTCCCAGGGCAACGATGTGTTCAATCTGAGTGCGCAGGGACAGGGTTATGACTACGGACAGGCATTAAACATGCCAAGAGAAGTGTACCTGAACCACTGGACTCCCCAGAATACCAATGCCAAATACCCGATCATCAAAACGTCTTCTCAGGCGCAAATGTCGAATCGTTTCGTAGAGAATGCATCGTACCTGCGTTTCAAAAACATTCAGTTGGCCTACAATCTGCCGGTTACCAAGTTGCATATCAAATGGATGACGCAAGCGCAATTGTATGTAAGCGCGCAAAACCTGATCACATTCACCAAATACTCATGGTATGACCCGGAAGTCAATTCTTACGGAGGCGGTAACTCCTTTGTCCAGGGCATCGACCATTACGTTTATCCGACGGCAAAGACAACGACGGTAGGACTTAGAGTAGGATTTTAA
- a CDS encoding RagB/SusD family nutrient uptake outer membrane protein, whose protein sequence is MNKTFVCLFLAMILTACSDLLEEKPKSLASENFYNTAAEAKAAVNAIYGPMRGDNGLSINYPAQLEGLADYGNSRGTQTPVSLYQGLDNTNINRVGVIWDNFYQSIRNANLVISNVPKGTNMTDAEKTLYVAEAKYLRSLLYFALVRNWAGVPLRTEENMTVADVPRSSVEDVYKLILADALEAEKGLPDAPTEIGRPTIWAAKTLLSEIYLYQENWELSSAKAKEVVDSKKYSLVEVATSEDFQKIYGPEVVNTTEEVFYFKYSRQQGFGLVSYAHRKTAQYAYFGPGGVYAQYTDSVSNSVIKNWDFKDLRKKHILYNVDIGLGSTSCLYRKYRDPAATSGAGAGAGNDYPWYRFADVLLFHAEADARAKGAPTAEALESLNRVHRRAYGLPSGAVSAVDFKLADFTLKTFIDKVVQERGYETMYEGKRWNDLKRLGIAKQRILEVKNIVVADKHMLWPIPNSEILYNKALTAKDQNPGY, encoded by the coding sequence ATGAATAAGACATTCGTTTGTTTGTTTTTGGCAATGATTTTAACGGCCTGCTCCGATCTGCTCGAAGAAAAGCCGAAATCGCTGGCCTCAGAGAATTTTTACAATACTGCCGCAGAAGCTAAGGCCGCAGTCAATGCGATTTACGGCCCGATGCGTGGCGATAATGGGTTGTCTATCAACTATCCGGCGCAATTGGAAGGTCTGGCGGATTATGGGAATTCCAGAGGAACGCAAACACCCGTCAGCCTTTATCAGGGGCTTGATAATACAAACATTAACAGGGTAGGCGTGATTTGGGACAATTTTTACCAGTCGATCCGAAATGCAAACCTGGTGATCAGCAATGTTCCGAAAGGGACGAATATGACCGATGCTGAAAAAACGCTGTACGTGGCGGAAGCCAAATATCTGAGATCGCTCCTTTACTTCGCGCTGGTACGTAACTGGGCAGGCGTGCCGCTTCGTACGGAGGAGAATATGACCGTAGCAGATGTTCCCAGATCCAGCGTGGAAGACGTATACAAACTGATCCTGGCCGATGCATTGGAAGCTGAAAAAGGACTTCCGGACGCACCTACCGAAATCGGACGTCCAACCATTTGGGCGGCCAAGACATTGCTTTCGGAAATTTATCTTTATCAGGAAAATTGGGAATTGTCGAGTGCAAAAGCAAAGGAAGTCGTCGATTCCAAAAAGTATTCGCTTGTGGAAGTAGCAACTTCCGAGGATTTTCAGAAAATATATGGCCCCGAGGTTGTGAACACGACGGAGGAGGTATTTTATTTCAAATACTCCCGCCAGCAGGGTTTTGGCCTCGTAAGTTACGCACACCGAAAAACGGCCCAGTACGCCTACTTCGGCCCCGGTGGCGTGTATGCTCAGTATACCGATTCAGTTTCGAATTCTGTGATCAAAAACTGGGATTTCAAAGATCTTCGTAAGAAACACATTCTATATAATGTCGACATTGGTCTAGGGTCCACGTCTTGCCTTTACAGAAAATACCGTGATCCGGCTGCGACCTCAGGGGCAGGAGCGGGAGCAGGGAACGACTATCCATGGTACCGGTTTGCGGACGTGCTGCTATTCCACGCAGAGGCCGATGCACGAGCTAAAGGCGCACCAACCGCGGAAGCGCTCGAAAGCTTGAACAGGGTACACCGCCGGGCATATGGGTTGCCTTCCGGCGCGGTGTCAGCAGTGGATTTCAAATTGGCTGATTTTACACTCAAAACTTTTATTGATAAAGTGGTGCAGGAAAGAGGCTACGAAACTATGTATGAAGGAAAGCGCTGGAACGATCTGAAAAGACTGGGAATAGCTAAGCAACGGATTTTGGAAGTAAAGAATATAGTGGTAGCAGACAAACACATGCTTTGGCCTATTCCTAATTCCGAAATCCTGTACAACAAGGCATTAACGGCCAAGGATCAGAACCCGGGCTACTAA
- a CDS encoding FAD-dependent oxidoreductase has translation MRKLLFLFSLTVFICQTQSAEIFAQNNPGAETYEADVIVYGGTSGAVTAAVQVVKQGKTVIVVSPDKHLGGLSAGGLGFTDTGNKAVIGGLAREFYHRVFMHYDTPDAWQWQKKEEYGNKGQGTPAMDGTDRTMWIFEPHVAEKVFEDFVKENNVKIYRDEWLDRGKGLVKMNGRIVSFKTLSGKTFKGKMFIDATYEGDLMAAAGVKYHVGRESNSVYNEEWNGVQAGVFQHGHYFKKDVSPYKIEGDPKSGLLPYVSNEKIAKNGSGDHKIQAYCFRMCLSANPDNRIPFEKPAGYDPDKYELLARVYNAGWTETFDKYDPIPNKKTDTNNHGPFSTDYIGMNYDYPDATYERRKEIIRDHELYQKGLMYFLSNDPRVPADVQAEMKKWGLPKDEFKDNGGWPHQIYVREARRMIGLGVMTENETLGKAPVSQSVGMGSYSLDAHNAQRYVKEDGFVQNEGDIGVHPKKPYAISYASLVPKKDECQNLFVPVCLSSSHIAYGSIRMEPVFMILGQSAASAAVQAIDRNVSVQDVDYAKLKEQLLKDKQKLEF, from the coding sequence ATGAGAAAATTACTTTTTCTGTTCTCGCTGACGGTATTCATCTGCCAGACTCAGTCAGCCGAGATTTTTGCCCAAAATAATCCCGGCGCCGAAACTTATGAGGCCGACGTCATTGTATACGGCGGTACTTCCGGCGCGGTAACCGCAGCTGTACAGGTGGTAAAGCAGGGCAAGACGGTGATAGTGGTATCGCCGGACAAGCATCTTGGCGGTTTATCGGCAGGAGGACTTGGTTTCACGGACACCGGTAATAAGGCGGTGATCGGCGGGCTGGCCCGTGAATTTTACCACCGCGTGTTCATGCATTACGACACTCCTGACGCCTGGCAATGGCAAAAGAAAGAAGAGTATGGCAATAAAGGGCAAGGTACACCCGCTATGGACGGCACCGATCGGACCATGTGGATTTTCGAACCGCATGTGGCTGAGAAAGTTTTCGAAGACTTTGTCAAAGAAAACAATGTGAAAATTTATCGTGATGAGTGGCTGGACAGGGGCAAAGGTCTTGTTAAGATGAATGGCAGGATCGTTTCTTTCAAAACCCTGAGTGGTAAAACATTCAAAGGTAAAATGTTCATTGACGCTACCTATGAGGGTGACCTGATGGCTGCTGCTGGTGTGAAATATCACGTAGGCAGGGAATCAAACAGCGTGTATAACGAGGAGTGGAATGGAGTTCAGGCCGGGGTTTTTCAGCATGGACATTATTTCAAAAAGGATGTGAGCCCTTACAAAATCGAGGGCGATCCGAAAAGCGGTTTGCTGCCTTATGTTTCAAATGAAAAAATAGCTAAGAATGGTAGCGGTGACCACAAAATCCAGGCATACTGTTTCCGTATGTGCCTTTCGGCAAATCCGGACAACCGCATTCCGTTCGAGAAACCGGCAGGGTACGATCCAGACAAATACGAGCTGCTGGCCAGGGTTTACAACGCTGGCTGGACGGAAACATTTGACAAATACGACCCGATCCCCAACAAAAAAACGGATACCAACAACCACGGGCCATTCAGTACCGATTACATTGGTATGAACTATGATTACCCGGATGCGACCTATGAAAGAAGAAAAGAGATCATCCGCGATCATGAGCTTTATCAGAAAGGGTTGATGTATTTCCTTTCCAATGATCCAAGGGTACCTGCTGATGTGCAGGCGGAGATGAAGAAGTGGGGGCTACCGAAAGATGAGTTTAAAGATAATGGCGGCTGGCCGCATCAGATCTACGTGCGTGAGGCGCGGCGTATGATCGGGCTTGGCGTGATGACTGAAAACGAAACGCTGGGCAAGGCTCCGGTGTCTCAATCTGTTGGAATGGGGTCTTATTCATTGGATGCGCACAATGCTCAGCGATATGTGAAGGAAGATGGTTTTGTGCAAAATGAAGGTGATATTGGTGTACATCCCAAAAAGCCCTACGCCATTTCATATGCTTCCCTGGTTCCTAAAAAAGATGAATGCCAAAATCTATTTGTGCCGGTATGTTTGTCGAGCTCGCACATCGCTTACGGCTCCATTCGAATGGAACCAGTGTTTATGATCCTGGGGCAAAGCGCTGCTTCCGCGGCAGTTCAGGCAATCGATCGTAACGTTTCAGTGCAGGATGTGGACTACGCGAAACTGAAAGAGCAACTTCTGAAAGACAAACAGAAACTGGAATTTTAA